From the genome of Streptomyces sp. NBC_01142:
GCGGTCAGACCGAGTCCGATGAGGTACCAGGCACCCTGGTCGGCGAAGAGGTACTGCACGGTGAAGAAGAGGACGGCGCCGATGAGGGGGCCTTCGAAGGTGCCGATGCCGCCGACCAGCACCATGAAGATCATGTACGCCGACCACTGCACCCCGAAGATCGACTGGGGCTGGATGAACAGGGTGTTGGCCAGGGTCAGGGCGCCTGCGGCGCCGCATCCGAATCCGGCGAGGACGAAGAGCATGAGTTTGAGCGGTCTGACCCGGACGCCGAGCGAGGCGGCGGCGTCCTCGTCGTCGCGGATCGCCTGCAGGCGGCGCCTGTTCGATGCCTGAGCAGGAGGAAGAGCAGCACCAGCAGGAGGACGGCGAAGCCGAGGGTGAGCCAGTAGGTGAAGGTGCGGCGGACGTCGGGGGCGTAACTGCTCAGGCCCTGGAGGGAGATGCCGGTGCCGCCGCCAAGGCTCTGGTCGAGCATGACGAACAGGGCGATGCCCTCGGCGACGACCCAGGTGCCGACGGCGAACTGGCCGCCGCGCAGCCGAAGTACGAGTAGGGAGAGTACGGCGGCGAGGAGAGCTGAGGCGACTGCAGCCAGGACCACGGCGAGGTACGGCTGCACACTGTGCTGGGTGAGCAGGATCGTGCCGTACGCGCCGAAGCCGATGAACGCCTGCTGTCCCACTGAGACTAGGCCCGCGTACCCGGCCAGGGCGTTCCACATAAGGGAGTGTCTAATCAACGGGTCTGTCCCGTAGTCGGTGGTGACGCTGGGTGTCCCTCAGGGCAGGAGGATGCGGTGCTGGAGGAGGTCGAACCCGGCGCGTCCGTGCATCTGTCTCATGATCCTCTTGGTGCGGGTGTTGGCGCCTTCGGTGCGGCCGTTGTGGTAGGGCAAGGTGAGGCCGGCGTTCACGGCGAGCCGGTCGATTTCAAGGCCGTTGGCGAAACTGTGCAGGTGGGGCAGGGCGACGGCGTGGGCGGACGTGATCCACTTGGTGAGTTTCACGTCGTTGCCCTCGGCAGGATTCAGCAGGGTAGCGAAGCCGCGTACGAGACCGGCGAGTTGGGTCATCTCCGGGCAGGCCGCGGCGATCTTCTCCAACAGGGCCGTTTCCTTCGGCCGCAGATTTTCAGGATCGGTGAGCAGCAGGCGGCCGGCGTGGCGCGGGGTGGTGACGGGGCGGTCGCCTTCGGCGCGGCCCTGGTTGAGATAGCGGACCAGCAGGTTGGCGCTGCCCGGATAGCCCACTTTCCGGATTTCCCGCAGTAGTTGGGTGACGGGGACGGCGGGATCGGCGGCACGGCGAACACGTAGATGCTCGCGGTAGGGGTCGACGAGGGTGGGCCGGTAGGCGGGGGCTATGCGCAGGGCGGTGGGTTCGGGCATGCGGGCGTAGCGTTTGACGGTGTTCAGGGCCAGGCCCAGGCGGCGGGAGCAGTCGAGCAGGCCGACGCCCTGGTCGAGCAGGGTGTGGACCTTGTTCCAGCGTTCGCGGGTGGTCTGCTCGCGGACCCCGCCGGGACGGGGCGGGTTGATGGTGGCCCAGCAGCCGGCGTGCGCGCGGACCTCGGGCAGGGCCTTGTCGCACAGGTTGCGCCACAGATGCCATCGGTCGCTGACCTGCACCGCATCGGGCAGAACGCGGCGGACGGCCTCGGCGTAGGCGGCTGATCCGTCGCGGCAGACGACCTCGACACCGGGGTGTTCGCGCAGCCAGGACTCCAACGTCGCGGCCTCGCGGTCGGGCAGCACCGCGACGCGCCTGCCGGTCTCGGCATCGATGATGATCGTGGCGTAGCGGTGGCGGCGACGCAGGGCGAAGTCGTCGACGCCGATCACCCGCGGAACCGTCTGCCGCGGCAGCGGCAGACGCCGCAGCAGACGCAGGGCCGTGCTGCGGGACACCGGCGCGGCCAGGACGCGGGCGAGACGGGAGGCCGCACGGCCGCATAACTCCCGCGCCACCTCGGATATCTGGCCGACCAGCCGCACCGTCCGACGCTGATGACGTTCCAGCAGCCCCGGGACCTGCTCACGGAAAGTCTGCCGCCCGCAGTCCAGGACTGGACAAGCCAGACGCCGAACACGCAGGTAGACGACGACTGGGCGGCCGTCCACCGGCACGTCCGCCACCGTCCGACCGTGGTACCCATGCACCTTCGCCGTTGGCGTCCCGCACATCGGACACGGAACCGCCACATCCCGGGTCTGGGCCGTGACCACAACCGCGTGACCGCCATCCGTCACGTCCTGGATGACCAGCACCGACAACCCGGAAAACACCGTCGCAACAAGGGAGTTGAGATCCATCACAAGATCATGACCACGGACAGCACCCAGCGTCACCACCGACTACGGGACAGACCCGTTAAATTGGCCCTGTCTCACATTCGGTGGTGACAGAGCGTGCTGGCTTGTCGTTGACATGACGTGCGGAATGTCAACGAGCTTGTGGATGTGGTGTTTTCGGGGCTGTCGCCGCTGGTCATCGAGGAGGTGACCGACGAGGGCGAGCGGATTCTGGTGCGGGCACGGACTCCGCAGGGCACCGCGGTCTGTCCGGTGTGCGGCGCGTCGTCGGGGCGGGTGCACGGATCTCACCTGCGGACGGTGGCCGACGTGCCGGTCGACGGACGGCGGGTGGTGGTGCGGGTGCGGGTGCGACGCTTGGTATGTCCCACGCGCGGCTGCCGGCAGACCTTCCGCGAGCAGGTGCCCGGGGTGCTGGAGCGTTACCAGCGACGCACGACCCGTCTGACCAGGCAAATCAAGGCTGTGGTCAAGGAGTTAGCAGGCCGGGCGGGGGCACGGCTGCTGGCGATACTTGCCATGGGACTGTCGCGTCACACTGCCCTGCGCGCCCTGTTGCGCATCCCGTTGCCCACCGGGCGGGCGCCCCGCGTGATCGGGGTCGACGACTTCGCCCTGCGCCGGCGGCACCGCTATGCCACCGTGGTGATCGACGCCGAGACCCATGAACGGATCGACGTGCTGCCCGACCGCACGGCCGACACCCTGGAAGCCTGGCTGCGTGAGCATCCGGGCATCGAGGTCGTGTGCCGTGACGGCTCCGCGACCTACGCCGAGGCTATCCGCCGCGCCCTGCCCGACGCGGTGCAAGTTGGTGATCGCTGGCACCTGTGGCACAACCTGTGCGAAGCCGCCCTGAGCGAGGTCAAGGCCCACAGCAGCTGCTGGGCTACCGTGCTGGACGCGCCCCTGTATGCGGGGCCGCGTGCACAGACGACCCTGGAACGCTGGCACCAGGTCCACGACCTGCTCGAGGCGGGCGTGGGCCTGCTCGAATGCGCCCGCCGACTGCAACTGGCCCTGAACACCGTCAAACGCTACGCCCGCGCCGACCAGCCCGAACGGATGCTCCGCGTCCCCAAGTACCGTGCCAGTCTCGTCGATCCCTACCGCGAGCACCTGCGCAAACGCCGGGCTGAGGACCCCGCCGTCCCCGTCCTGCACCTCTTCGAAGAGATCAAAGCCCTCGGGTTCACGGGCTGTCTCAACCTTCTGCACAAGTACATCAACCAAGGCCGCGCGGACGCCGACCGCAGCCACATCTCGCCGCGCAGATTCGCCCGAATGCTGCTCACCAGGCCCGACAACCTCAAGGCCGAGCACCGACACCTCCTGGCCCGGCTCACGGCCGCCTGCCCCGAAACGACTCAACTGTCCGCCTGTATCCGGACCTTCGCCCAGCTCCTGAAGCCTCACCCAGGAAATGCCGACGCGCTCGAACTCTGGATCACCCAGGTCCGCACAGCCGATCTGCCGCATCTGCACGCCTTCACCCGAGGTCTGGAACGAGACCGCGACGCTGTGATCGCCGCGTTCACACTCCCGTACAGCAACGGACCCACCGAGGGCGTCAACACCAAGACCAAACTGATCGCGCGGCAGATGCACGGCCGGGCAGGCTTCACCCTCCTCCGCCACCGCATCCTCCTCGGATGATCTCACCCTTCGTCACCACCGAATGTGAGACAGGGCCGTTAAATTGACACACCCCCCCTGGGCATCGCCTGCACATTCCCCTCCGGGGTCCGTTCCTACCGCTCGGGCATGGCGCTGGGCACGTCCGACTGCCCGGAGTTGGCGCGGGACCTTCTCCTGGGCCTGGTGGACCTGATCTATCCGCACGGCACGCTGCGGTCGTGGGGCTCGGTGGAGAAGTTCGTGATCGCGGTCCGGCCGATGACGAAGGCGCTTGGGAACGCCGGCTTCACCGGTGGTGCGGGCCAGCTGACGCGCTCTGTGCTGGCCGAGTACTGGCTCGGCGCCGACGCTCAGCGGGAGTCGGAGACCCGGCGCATGCTCGAAAGTCGGGATGCGGGAACCTCGGGCCTGCGGCCGGAGGTCCGGCAGATAGTCACTGGCCGCCGGCACTTCCACCGCCCGAAGTCCCAGCCGTTCACTCCTTACAGCGAGACGGAATGGGACCGGCTGATCAGAGCGTGTCGGACACTGGCCGACAGCTCCCTCGCCTCTTACCGGGCGGCGCTGGCCGCAGCAGCGGAAGGCGCCGACCTGCCGCTCGGCTGCCACTGGCCTCCGTCACCGAACGATCTGCGGCGGTTCCTGTCACAGCACGATCCGCTGGCCAGGGATCAGGTCGGTCGTCTTCTGGGGCAGTCGTCCAAGACCACGAGGACGCGGTTCGGCCTGCCCGAGGCCCGCGCCGAACTGTTCCCGACGCCGGAGGTGGTGATCGCCTATCAGTTGCTGTTCGGCGCCTACACCGGCATCGTCCCCGACGGCATTGACGGGCTCGGGCTGGGAGACATCGACTGGGCCGGCGACAGCACGGTCCTGCTCGACTACGTCAAGGGCCGGACGGCCAAGGAGAGCGTGAACCTGCCGAAACGGGCGATCGGCCTGCTGGAGCGCTGGCTGGAGCACTCCGCCCTGCTCCGGTCCTTCTGTCCGCCATCAGCGCGCGAGCGTCTGTGGGTCCGCCACCGTCCCAGCGCCGGTGTCGTCGCCGAGACCATGCGAATCTCCGACATCTCGGTCCGGGCCTGGATCCGCCGCTACGAACTCCTCGACGACAATGGCCAGTTGATGGCAATCCACCGGCAGCGCATCCGGACGACCTACCACGTCCGACGGGATCGGCGAGCTTGGTACGGCAGCAGCCGCGCCACGATCGACCCCAACCACTCCCCGCAGGTCGAAGGAGACCGCTACCTGACGGTCGGGACCGCAGCCCAGCGGCAGGCAGTCGAAGCGATCATCGAGGACGCCCAGGCGGACCTGCTGCGACGCGCCCAACCACCGGTCGTACTCGCCGACGACGACATCACCGCGGTGATCCGCGACCTCCCGCAGGCTTCAGCCCGGCTGGGCCTGGACGACGATGCTGGTCGGTGGCGAGCGCGACGTGTCCACGGCCGCTTGCGCAGACCAGCTCACGGGCCTGCACGGTCCGGTCGGCAAGCCGTGCCCGGCCCGGCCGTGGGTCTGCCTGCTCTGTCCGCTCGCGGTGTTCTCTCCGCGGCACGCGGCGAACCTGCTGCGACTCAAGGCGTTCTTCGCGCGGCAGTGGAGACATCTGCCGGCTGAGTCGCGGCGGGGGTATCTATCCAGCGTGCGCTGGACGACCCGTGACCGTTGTTAGTCTCGGACACCTGTTCGCAACTACGCGCGAGGTCCTCGGGGGAGCATTGGTGAGTGCCATGGAGAAGCCGTTCCTGATGCTTGTCGAGGATGTCTCCTCCCCGAGGAGGCAGAGCAGGCTGGTCATGCCGACGGGCCGGATCGAGCGCGGGCGGATTCGCAAGGGCGACGTGGTGGAGCTGGTCAGCTTCGGCGGCGATGCGCTCGCTCATGTCACTGACATCGACGTGAGCCGTCTGCGTGTCAACGAGGCGAGTGCGGGCATGAACGTGGGGCTACTGCTACCTGGTGCGATGGCTGGAGCAGTGGAGCGGGGGCAGATTCTCGCGGCACCGGGCTCAATCGGCGCACACGTCGCCTTCGCTGCGGACATCACGCTGCTGCCGGAGGAACAGGGCGGGACGGAAGTGCTCACCGGCGAGAGCCTCGACTTCTACATCCGGGCTGCCGCAGTGAGGGGCGTGGTGACGCTGCCTCGTGAAACGGACGCGCTGCAACCGCTTCACATGGGTGCGGTAACGGTCACGCTCGAACGGCCCGTCGCTCTTGAGGACGGCCAGTCATTCGCCTTCCGTCTCCACGGACGCGCTGCCGGGTCGGGAACAGTGACCCAGCTCCTGCACTGAGTCTCATGAACGGATCCACAGCCCGGTCTGGAGGTCCCCCATCCGAGTGAAGCCGCCGGGCGGCAAAGACGTGCTACCTGTCCCGGAAACGAGACGCGTGCTCCCACGAGCCTGTGTGGGCAACCCCAACCTGACCGCCGTCAAAAAGCGACACAAGCCCCATGGGACACAGCGTTCGCGGAGACAAAGCGGGGCGAGCAGTAGGTATGTCGAGCGGCTGCCTTGGGGGTGACGTGGAACCGGGTCCAGCAGATGGCAGGGGCAGGGCGGAGACGTCCCGCACCCGAGCCCTGCCCCACTCACGAGACACCACCGCGGTCGCGAAGTCGAGGGCACCGCCCGCGGCACTTCCCTGTTCACGCGCCATTGTCCAGGCACCGCGGGCCATCGCCCACAATCCGCCGACCACCACCCGTATCCGAAACCGCCGCCGATTGCCGCGCTCAGGGCACGCGACTCCTCATGAACCGCGCGCTCGGCCGCTACCGCCTCGCACGCGGCCGTGACCAACGTGGTGGCTACGGCCGAGGACCGGCGCAGCTGGGGCTGGGGCGGTGCCGTCTACCGAGCGGCCTGATTGTGCGTCACCATGGACTCGCCAACAGGTGATGAAGGGGGAACTGAACTGTGGGGAAGCATCAGAAGCCGCCGCCTGCCCCCTCGCAGGGCAAGCCGCCACCCGGGAATTCCGACGGGCAGGTGCCGCCGGCTCAGCCTTCAAGCGGCAAGCACAAGAAGTAGGGGCTGTGTCCGAGTTCGGTGACCAACGTCGACGCCTGGCGGCCGCCATGGAGCGTCGGGATGCCTGGCCTGCCCGTTCTGCATGGATCCGCCAGGCTGTCGATGCTCTGCCCCGGGACCTGTTCGCCCCCCAGCGTCTGTGGCGCTGGAACGGTCAGGCCTACTTGCCGGTGGACCGCCGGACCGACGCCGAACAGTGGGCGGCCGAGGTGTACGGCGATCCGGACGCGGCGGCCGTCACTCAAGTCACCGACGGCAGGCCCTCCTCCAGCCTGTCCTGCCAGGCGGTGGTGGTGGACATGCTCGACTCCCTCCAGGTGGAGCCGGGACACCGCGTGCTGGAACTGGGAACCGGGACAGGCTGGAACGCCGCACTCCTCGCCTTCCGGGCGGGCCGAAGGCAGGTGACCAGCGTGGAACTGGACCCGGCCTTGGCTGCCGCCGCCCTTCAGCGGCTGGACGCGGTGGACGCTCAGGTAGCGGTGGAGATCGGCGACGGCGAGGCGGGGTGGCCTCCGCGTGCACAGTACGACCTCGTGATGTCCACGTACGCGGTCCCCTCGGTCCCGTGGGCATGGGTGGCTCAGACCCGGCCGGGCGGCCGCATCGTCACCCCTTGGGGCCGACTGGGGCATGTGGCCCTGACCGTCGCCGAGGACGGCAAGTCAGCGACCGGCTGGGTACAGGGCCTGGCCCAGTTCATGCCGCCACGAGGCACGCGAGCCGATCGGGACTTCAGCCAGGTACGCGGCACCGATCCGGTCGACGACGAGCGACCCTACGAACGAGACATCGGACCGCTGCGCGATGACTGGAACCTCAGGTTCGCCCTGCGCGTCGCCCTTCCCGACGTGCACATCACCGTCGCCGCCGATGCCGACGGACTCAATGCCTGGCTCCACGACTCCAAGAGCTCGTGGGCGTCGCTCTCCGCCCTCGGCGGCGGCACGACCGTCGCCCACCAAGGCGGCCCACGCCGCCTGGCCGACGAGCTGGACAAAGCCTGGGACACGTGGCTGGACCAGGACATGCCTGACGTCTACGACTACGGGCTGACAGTCGAGCCGGACCATCAGTACGCGTGGGCCCATGACGCGAAGACGGGCCCACGATGGCCGC
Proteins encoded in this window:
- a CDS encoding ISL3 family transposase → MFSGLSVLVIQDVTDGGHAVVVTAQTRDVAVPCPMCGTPTAKVHGYHGRTVADVPVDGRPVVVYLRVRRLACPVLDCGRQTFREQVPGLLERHQRRTVRLVGQISEVARELCGRAASRLARVLAAPVSRSTALRLLRRLPLPRQTVPRVIGVDDFALRRRHRYATIIIDAETGRRVAVLPDREAATLESWLREHPGVEVVCRDGSAAYAEAVRRVLPDAVQVSDRWHLWRNLCDKALPEVRAHAGCWATINPPRPGGVREQTTRERWNKVHTLLDQGVGLLDCSRRLGLALNTVKRYARMPEPTALRIAPAYRPTLVDPYREHLRVRRAADPAVPVTQLLREIRKVGYPGSANLLVRYLNQGRAEGDRPVTTPRHAGRLLLTDPENLRPKETALLEKIAAACPEMTQLAGLVRGFATLLNPAEGNDVKLTKWITSAHAVALPHLHSFANGLEIDRLAVNAGLTLPYHNGRTEGANTRTKRIMRQMHGRAGFDLLQHRILLP
- a CDS encoding ISL3 family transposase, producing the protein MFSGLSPLVIEEVTDEGERILVRARTPQGTAVCPVCGASSGRVHGSHLRTVADVPVDGRRVVVRVRVRRLVCPTRGCRQTFREQVPGVLERYQRRTTRLTRQIKAVVKELAGRAGARLLAILAMGLSRHTALRALLRIPLPTGRAPRVIGVDDFALRRRHRYATVVIDAETHERIDVLPDRTADTLEAWLREHPGIEVVCRDGSATYAEAIRRALPDAVQVGDRWHLWHNLCEAALSEVKAHSSCWATVLDAPLYAGPRAQTTLERWHQVHDLLEAGVGLLECARRLQLALNTVKRYARADQPERMLRVPKYRASLVDPYREHLRKRRAEDPAVPVLHLFEEIKALGFTGCLNLLHKYINQGRADADRSHISPRRFARMLLTRPDNLKAEHRHLLARLTAACPETTQLSACIRTFAQLLKPHPGNADALELWITQVRTADLPHLHAFTRGLERDRDAVIAAFTLPYSNGPTEGVNTKTKLIARQMHGRAGFTLLRHRILLG
- a CDS encoding EF-Tu/IF-2/RF-3 family GTPase; translation: MEKPFLMLVEDVSSPRRQSRLVMPTGRIERGRIRKGDVVELVSFGGDALAHVTDIDVSRLRVNEASAGMNVGLLLPGAMAGAVERGQILAAPGSIGAHVAFAADITLLPEEQGGTEVLTGESLDFYIRAAAVRGVVTLPRETDALQPLHMGAVTVTLERPVALEDGQSFAFRLHGRAAGSGTVTQLLH
- a CDS encoding methyltransferase domain-containing protein, whose product is MSEFGDQRRRLAAAMERRDAWPARSAWIRQAVDALPRDLFAPQRLWRWNGQAYLPVDRRTDAEQWAAEVYGDPDAAAVTQVTDGRPSSSLSCQAVVVDMLDSLQVEPGHRVLELGTGTGWNAALLAFRAGRRQVTSVELDPALAAAALQRLDAVDAQVAVEIGDGEAGWPPRAQYDLVMSTYAVPSVPWAWVAQTRPGGRIVTPWGRLGHVALTVAEDGKSATGWVQGLAQFMPPRGTRADRDFSQVRGTDPVDDERPYERDIGPLRDDWNLRFALRVALPDVHITVAADADGLNAWLHDSKSSWASLSALGGGTTVAHQGGPRRLADELDKAWDTWLDQDMPDVYDYGLTVEPDHQYAWAHDAKTGPRWPLNGE